The following is a genomic window from Bubalus bubalis isolate 160015118507 breed Murrah chromosome 6, NDDB_SH_1, whole genome shotgun sequence.
ttactttacaatattgtattggttttgccatacatcaatatgaatctgccatgggtacacatgtgttccccatcctgaacccccctcccacctctctccccataccatttctctgggtcattccagtgaaCCATCCCCGagaatcctgtatcatgcatcgaacctgaactggtgatttgtttcacatatgatattatacatgtttaaatgccattgtcccaaatcatcccatccttgccctctcccacagagtccaatcttaaaaattagggcagaaataaatgcaaaaaaaagagagagagagagagagaccatagcaaaaatcaacaaagccaaaagctggttctttgacagGATAAATAacattgacaaaccattagctagactcatcaagaaacaaagggggaaaaatcaaatcaataaaattaaaaatgaaattggagagatcacaacagacaatacagaaacacaaaggatcataagagactactatcagcaactatatgccataaaatggacaacttggaagaaatggacaaattcttagaaaagtataactttccaaaactgaaccaggaaggaatagaaaatcttaacaaacccatcacaagtacagaaattgaaactgtaatcagaaatcttccaacaaacaaaagcccaggaccagacggctgcacagctgaattctaccaaaaatttagagaagagctaacacctatcctacttaaactcctccagaaaattgcagaggaaggtaaacttccaaactcattctatgaggccaccatcaccctaataccaaaacttgacaaagatgccacaaaaaaagaaaactacaggccaatatcactgatgaacatagatgcaaaaatacttaacaaaattctagcaatcagaatccaacaacacattaaaaagatcatacatcatgaccaagtggactttatcccagggatgcaaggattcttcaatatctgcaaatcaaacaatgtaaacaccacattaacaaattgaaaaataaaagccatatgattatctcaatagatgcagagaaagcctttgataaaattcaacatccatttatgataaacactctccagaaagcaggaatagaatgaatagacctcaacataataaaagctatatatgacaaacccacagcaaacattatctttaatggtgaaaaactgaaagcatttcccctaaatcaggaacaagacaagggtgcccaatcTCAcgactactattcaacatagttttggaagttttggccacagcaatcagagcagaaaaagaaataaaaggaatccaaattggaaaagaagaagtaaaactctcactgtttgcagatgacatgatcctctacatagaaaaccctaaagagtccaccagaaaattactagagttaatcaatgaatatagtaaagttgcatgatataaaatcaacacacaaatctcttgcattcctatacactaataatgagaaaatagagaaattaaggagacaattccattcaccattgcaacggaaagaataaaatacttaggaatatatctacctaaagaaactaaagacctatatatagaaaactataaaacactggtgaaagaaatcaaagaggacactaatagatggagaaatatattgtgttcatggatcagaagaatcaatatagtgaaaatgagtatactacccaaagcaatctatagattcaatgcaatccctatcaagctaccaacggtatttttcacagagctagaacaaataatttcacaacttgtatggaaatacaaaaaacctcaaatagccaaagcaatcttgagaaagaagaatggaactggaggaatcaacctgcctgacttcaggctctactaccaagccacagtcatcaagacagtatggtactggcacaaagacagaaatatagatcaatgcaacaaaatagaaagcccagagataaatctacacacctatggacaccttatttttgacaaaggagacaagaatatacaatggagaaaagacaatctttttaacaaatggtgctgggaaaactggtcaaccacttgtaaaagaatgaaactagaacactttctaacaccatacacaaaaataaactcaaaatggattaaagatctaaatgtaaaaccagaaactataaaactcctagaggaagacataggcaaaacactctccgacataaatcacaacaggatcctctatgacccacctcccagaatattggaaataaaagcaaaaataaacaattgggacctaattaaaattaaaagcttctgcacaacaaaggaaactatatgcaaggtgaaaagacagccttcagaatgggagaaattaatagcaaatgaagcaactgacaaacaactaatctcaaaaatatacaagcaactcctgcagctcaattccagaaaaataaacaacccaatcaaaaaatgggccaaagaactaaatagacatttctccaaagaagacatacagatggctaacaaacacatgaaaagatgctcaatatcactcagtatcagagaaatgcaaatcaaaaccacaatgaggttccatttcatgccagtcagaatggctgcgatccaaaagtctacaagcaataaatgctggagagggtgtgaagaaaagggaaccctcttacactgtttgtgggaatgcaaactagtacagccactatggagaacagtgtggagattccttaagaaactggaaatagaactgccatacgacccagcaatcccactgctgggcatacacaccaaggaaaccagaatggaaagagacaagtgtaccccaatgttcattacagcactgtttataatagccaagacatggaagcaacctagatgtccatcagcagacaaatggataagaaagctgtggtagatatacacaatggagtattactcagccattaaaaagaatatatttgagtcagttctaatgaggtggatgaaactggagcctattatacagagtgaagtaagccagaaatacttactgtattcttgactgaagaattccatggacagaggagcctggccggctacaatccatgggcttgcaaagagtcagacatgactgagtgactttcacttacttatcCCTAGAAATGTCTCATACCATGCATATTGagggtgaaaaataaaacaaacaggatAGAGAATTCCAGAACAGATTCTAAAGGATAGTATCCATGCTAAGTAGTGACCCAAGTAAGGAGGTTCATACATCCAAGATTAGGAGGTCATTTAGAGAGGAATAGCAATTATCAAGGAAAATAGAAAGTAAATAGAATCCATCCAACTAGCAGAGCTAGTTAAAAAAGAAGAGGGCAAAGAAATAATGAGGTAAAGGTAAAAAACAGTAGgtaaaaaggtaaaaaacaacaacaacaacaaaaacctacaTAAAAAGATTAAAGACATCTAgtgggagacaaaaaaaaaacaaaacaaaacaacaacaacaacaacaaaacaaaacaaactgaccttttcatttAGCAAAGCATTCAAACTGATTTGCTAACCTGATAATTACTGAGTTTCAGATCTTGTAAGAACATTATTGGTGGGGTAGTCTAATTATATAATGACTTTAGAAATATCTATAGTATCCCTGGAAGGACCCCGGCTGCTTTGAACTTGGGTGCTTGAAACTCCCTTTATCTTGTTTAGCTCAGttagaaaattcttaatgaaCTGAGTTTCAGGAACTAGTGCTGACATATGGGGGGctggaaatgaaaatttcagaCTCTCAGCTCAGTGTGAGTTAAGCACAGTAACCAGAGCAGGAAGCCCTGCCTCGGCATTTCCGCAGCAGCCCTGGGGAACCTGTAAGAGACAGGACGGGGCTCTGTCAGGGAATTGGGATAAGTAGGTTTGGCCTAAGACTCTGAACATCTGGCCCACTGGCCTTGGTTTCTGGTATTTGTCCAGCCTACATAAAGGAGACTGTCCCATCAGGTAGCCTTCATCCTTTACCTAGTAATCCCCCTTGGAAAGCATTTCTCAGGGCTGTCTGCACAGCCCTATTTCTTAGGCTATAAATGATGGGATTGAGGAGAGGAGTCACCACAGTATAGGTGACAGCAATAAGCTGATCCCGCTCAAGAGAGTAACTGGCTTTGGGTCTCAAGTACATGAAGGAGGCACAGCTATAGTGAATAGTGACCACTGTGAGATGTgaggcacaggtggagaaggccttcTTCCGCCCCTTGGTGGAGGAGATCCTCAGGATCACTGCCAGGATGTAGGTGTAGGAGACAGAGATGAGGGAGAAGGAGACCAGGAGAACCAGCAGGCTGAGGATCAGGATTCCCAGCTCACTCAGGGCTGTATCTCCACAGGCCAGGCTCAGCACTGGTGGCGTGTCACAAAAAAAGTGCTGGATCTCATGGGAGCTGCAGAATGGGAGGTGGAAAATGACCAGTGTCATTCCCAGACCAAAGAGGTACCCACTCAGAAATGAGGTGCCAACAAGCTGGGCACAGAGAGTAAGATTCATGTGGCTGGCATAGTGTAGTGGGGCACAGATGGCCACATATCTGTCAAAGCCCATGGCAGCCAGAAGAAAGCAGTTGCTACAGGCCCATGAAGCAGAGAAGAACATTTGGACAGCACAGCCCACAAAGGAGATGCCCTGCCCACCCCTGACAAGGCCAGAAAGCATTCTAGGGATGATGCCTAAAGTATAGCAGGTCTCAGAGAAAgctaagaaggaaaggaagaggtacatgggggtgtgcagaCAGCTGTCCAGCCTGATGACTACAATAATGAAGACATTGCTGGTCAAGGTGACAAGATACAGGGAGAGGAACAATGCAAAGAGCAAGAGTTGCAGTTCCCCAAAGTTAGAGAAGGCTAGGAAGATGAAGCCGCTCCAGAAGGTTGCATTGGTCTGCTCCATTCTGAGTGACATCCTGATAGACTTGATTCTTTCCACTTTGCCAGTAGATGTCTAGTTTCTTCTAAAGCCAAGAGGAGGTGGATTCTGATTTTTTTGTACTTGTTGTAACTAAAAAGATTTAGACAGCAATAAATTTCAGAAACATACTTTATTAGACACACAGATTATGAATCCATTCTCACATACATAGATGTGCATATGTGAATACAAAGATAcacaatatacacacacatgtgactATATATACTCATGCatttatatacatgcatatcACGTGCAAAGCACTCACACATAATTGTGCACATTTTACATGTTCAAAACTATACACTGCACATTTACCATTAATatcaaacatgcacacacattggAAATGAacacacattgtaaattaacatatattcaggcagcacatatatatgtagatatgcaCACCACACATATATTAATACCAACATTATACACACAATACCACATAATACACATGTGGACACATCATGTTGCCTGTTAGAACTTGAAGTTTGGTAGCTTGATGGACATTATTTTAGAGACTAAGTGACAGAGGCAAGAGGGTGGAGTGACTTCCTTGAAGTCATAATAAGCCAAGACTAGATAAAAAGTGCCTTGTGTTCTAATCAAACATTATTTCCCCCCAAACAATGATGACTCTTCTCAGTCACTGTGGGACACTCAGTCACATGATACAAACTAAGAAACAGTTTTGCTCAACAATAATCTCTTATAACACCCTTCCTGCAAGCCCTTGTTCATGTGAGTCATGCAAAGAATTGAAGGAAAAATAAGGGCAAGTTGCACATCTTTCAGCCCAATGATCAGctgtcaggctccactgtctctAAGAGATTAGACAAGGGAGGATTCCCTACTCACCTGAAGTGGCTGACAGTGAGGGCAACTCCTGTCTTTAAGCAGCCATGTACTAATCTGACCCCCAGTAGACCTGTTTGTAGGAGAAAGGACTTGAGATCCAGCTTAGAAACTCTTATTCTGAGCCAGAGTGATGTTCCCAAGTGATACCAGGGAACCTTCCAAACCTCTGTTCCCAGGAGTGAATCTGTTTCCATGAAAACAGCTTCTTTCTCTGAAGATTCTACAGTACCAGTGGGTGCTGTTTCAGCAAGCAATTTGTGCTTGTCATTAACTGGAAATATTCTTTTGGgaaaagcagaaaaaggaaatgtgaaCAAAGGGATACTGGATTGCAATTCAAACAATAATTTATACATCTATTTTGTGTTAAACATGATATAACATGTTAAACATGATATAGgttaaatctattttaaaacttagaagGAGTTAGAAAGAAACGGTAACAGTTGCATTTAATAGAAGAAGAAAGTGACCATGATAGAGTTTAAGTGACCAGTCCCAAATCACAGACcttaaaattgatgcttttaaattcacACTATAAGAAGTATAGAAATAAAACAGGTATTCACCTTCCATTACTGTTGTCTTAAAAGTATTAGATGACCATTTCTGATGTTCTTTCAATTTTGAGGTCacataaaaattctgaaagagatgggaataccagaccacctgacctgcctcttgagaaacctatatgcaggtcaggaagcaacagttagaactggacatggaacaacagactggttccaaataggaaaaggagtacatcaaagctgtatattgtcaccctgcttatttaacttaaatgcagagtacatcatgagaaacgctgggctggaagaaacacaagctggaatcaagattgctgggagaaatatcaataacctcagatatgcagatgacaccacccttattggcagaaagtgaagaggaactaaaaagcctcttggtgaaagtgaaagaggagagtgaaaaagtcggcttaaagctcaacattcagaaaacaaagatcatggtatccagtctcatcacttcatgggaaatagatggggaaacagtggaaacagtggctgagtttatttttctgggctcaaaatcactgcagatggtgactgcagccatgaaattaaaagacgcttactccttggaaggaaagttatgaccaacctagacagcatatggaaaagcagagacattactttgccaacaaaggtccgtgtactcaaggctatggtttttccagtggtcatgtatggatgtgagtgttggactataaagaaagctgagcactgaagaattgatgcttttgaactgtggtgttggagaagagtcttgagagtcccttggactgcaaggagatctaaccagtccatcctaaaggagatcagtcctgggtgttgattggaaggactgatgttgaaagtccagtactttgggcacctgatgtgaagaactgactcatttgaaaagaccctgatgctggaaaagaatgaaggcaggaggagaaggggacgacagaggatgagatggttggatggcatcactgactcagtggacatgggtttgggtggactccgggagttggtgatggagagggaggcctggcgtgctgcatttcatggggttgcaaagggttgaacatgactgagcgactgaactgataccttcACACTCAAATATTGAGAATATTCCAATCTCCCTTAGGTTCAGTCTCTTCTTGTATATCAATATCTTCAAATGTCTATCCCACTAtcttcagtcacattttttaaaagtaatttttaccttattttcatttttttctcttctttgcaaAATACTGCAGTATCTGCACCCAGATTTCCAATCTACCACACTCAGATTATCTTTAAACGTAAAAATGTCCAGAAAGTCTATCTAGGCTAATCATCTTATCTAAATCTTCACTCTTAGCATGTATTTTCCTCTACTAATACTAATGACATGAATATTTGCATCTCTAATATATATTATCACCCATTCATTGATTCAGTAAAACCAACAATAATGTGTTATCTTGTATTTCACTGACAGGCTTTTTACTCAttgctttttattaatttaacaatCACAGTTAAAGTCacagtatttaaaattaattaatattctcatttttcagaCTAAAAAACTTAGGCATGggaaaattaagtaatttattaatataagaCTGCCTATTTGTAACATAGGGGCAAGAGTACCTAAGAACACATTCTCCTAACTACAATATAATTCCTGGTACTCTGCATTGGTTAGGAGGACCCAAAAGATGAAATGTGGAAACTAGGATGGCATTAGTGTAACTATTGACTTTATAGCAGTTTTCcttactatttttatttgttagtcTAGAGATTATGGCCTGCATCTTTAAACTCAATCTATTTAAGCTTAATAATGAATTACTTCAAGaaaaatatagtaaatttgcaatGGCATAAttccatttgggcttcccttgtggctcagaagttaaagaatttgcctgttattcaggaggcctgggttcagtccctgggtcaggaagatcccctggagaaaggaatgtccatcactccagtgttcttgcctgaagaattccatgtagAGAGGAGATAGACAGAACattgtctatggggtcccacaagagtgggacataactgaatgactaacacacacacatctgcacacACAGAGTTCCATTTACTTAATTCCATTAATCCATTGCTATAATTTTCAAACATGCATATGTCTTGTTAAGGAAATTAAGAGGAAAATTATATTAGTGTATATAATCCTTTATATTTAACCATACATTTACCATTTTCAGTACTCCATTCTTTGCTGTATATCCAAGTTATGatgagtttcatttttct
Proteins encoded in this region:
- the LOC102414242 gene encoding olfactory receptor 10Z1, giving the protein MSLRMEQTNATFWSGFIFLAFSNFGELQLLLFALFLSLYLVTLTSNVFIIVVIRLDSCLHTPMYLFLSFLAFSETCYTLGIIPRMLSGLVRGGQGISFVGCAVQMFFSASWACSNCFLLAAMGFDRYVAICAPLHYASHMNLTLCAQLVGTSFLSGYLFGLGMTLVIFHLPFCSSHEIQHFFCDTPPVLSLACGDTALSELGILILSLLVLLVSFSLISVSYTYILAVILRISSTKGRKKAFSTCASHLTVVTIHYSCASFMYLRPKASYSLERDQLIAVTYTVVTPLLNPIIYSLRNRAVQTALRNAFQGGLLGKG